The genomic window GCCAGGGCCTCGGCCACGTTGGTGGCGGTACCGATGACCCTGCAACCCGCCTGGTGCAGACGCTCGACCTGGGGGGCGGGTAAGAGGTCGAAGTGAAAGCTCACCACCGGGGGCTTTTCTTCCAGGAGCACCTCGAGCTGCGCCTCAAAGTCCTCGCTGAACTTCACAGGCGGCTTCCCCGGCGGCAGGCCCAGCTCGGCCCGGATGGGCTCCAGGCGCTTTAGGGCGGTTTCCAGTTCGGCTGGCGAAATCTGCACCGGCTTCAACACAAACAGGTTGACATTGAAGGGCCTATCGGTCAGGGTGCGAATTTTCTGGATTTCCTCGCGGAGCCGCTCCGGCGGAAGCATTACCCCCGCCAGCGAGCCCAGCCCGCCCGCGTTGGAAACGGCAGCGACCAGCTCGGGAGTGGTAGCCCCTCCGGCCATGGGGGCCTGAATGATGGGGTGGGGGGTTAGGTCAAAAGCCATGCCGGATTGTACTCACTTCCGCGCCACCGCGACCAGCGCCACCCCCAGCAAAATGATGGGCAGGGCGATAAAGGTGTAGATGTCCAGCTTTTCGTGGGCAATGAAAACCCCCAGCAGCACCGCCACCACCGGGTTCACATAGGCGTAGCTGGTGGCCAGGGCAGGGCGAACGGTATCGAGCAGGTAGGTAAAAGCGCTGTAGGCAATCAGGGATCCGAACACCGTGAGGTACAGCAGGGCCAGGATGGCTCCCAGGCTCGGCATCTGGGTCATGCGCTCGCCCAGGAGGAGGCTCAGGCCCAGCAGAAAAAGCCCGCCGGTGAGCATCTGGGTAGCCGAGGCCATCAGCCCTCCGGGCAGGGGAAGGTGGCGGCTCCAGGCCGTGCCAAAGGCCCAGCACAGGGGCGCACAGGCCAGAATGAGTGTGGCCACCGGGTTGGAGCGCAGGGAGCCCTCGAGTGAGAGCAGCACCACCCCCACAAACCCCACCAACAGACCCACCCACTCCGTGCGGTGCGGCCAGCGGCCCCACCAACCCGAGAACAGCACCACCAGCAGGGGGGTTGCGGCAGGAAAGATGGCGGTGAGGCTCGAGGCCACCCCCAGCGAGGAAGCCAGCATCACCCCGCCCATGCCACCCCCCATCAGCAGAATGCCCACCCGGGCCGCACCCCCCCACTCCGCAGGTGTGGGCGTGGGATGCCCACGCCCACGCAAGAATGCAAACAGCAGCCCCCCTGCCACCAGAAAGCGAATCGCACTACCCAGAAAAGGAGGAAACCCCTGCACGGCGTAGTGGATAGCCAGGTAGGTCGAGCCCCAGATGAAGTACAAAGCCAGCAGTGCCAGCAGCACCAGAGGCGGGTTGTGGGGGCGGGCCAGGCTCGGCTGCACCGTTACGACCACTTTCTCTCTAGGGCTTCCTGGGTGCTGACCACCGTGCAGAACTCCCCGCTCAGGCTGGCCAGATGCACCCGGTGCACCTGGTCGGCTGAAATCATGCCCTCGGGGCTTTGCTTGGCAAAGGCAGCGCAGGCATCTCCCACCAGCCACACCTCGAAGCCCAGGTTGCCGGCCATGCGCACGGTGGTGGAGACGCAGTGGTCGGTAGTCAGGCCCGCTACCACCAGTCGGGTAATGCCCTCCTGGCGCAGGTAGGCCTCGAGGTCGGTACCAATAAAGGCGCTGTTGACGGTTTTGGCGAAGATGGGCTCCCCTTCCTGGGGACGGGCCTCGGGCTTGAAGTCGTGTCCGGGCTGAGCAGGGCGCAACGGCGAGGTGGGGCGAAGCGAGTGATGTTGAACGTGAAGAACCGGCGTACCGGCCTGCCGAAACCCGTCCAGCAAGGCGGCCACGTTGCGTTCGAACTGGGGGTTGTTGCGAAGGCCAAAGTAGGCGGTGTCGTCGAGCCCTTGTTGGATGTCTATCAGCAGCAAAGCCGTTCTGGACATGGTTCGCCTTTCGCCCTGAGGTATCCAGAATAACCCAACCTGAGCCGTGAAAGGGATTGGCTAAAGCGTGCCTGCGGAGGAT from Meiothermus sp. CFH 77666 includes these protein-coding regions:
- the yedA gene encoding drug/metabolite exporter YedA, whose translation is MVVTVQPSLARPHNPPLVLLALLALYFIWGSTYLAIHYAVQGFPPFLGSAIRFLVAGGLLFAFLRGRGHPTPTPAEWGGAARVGILLMGGGMGGVMLASSLGVASSLTAIFPAATPLLVVLFSGWWGRWPHRTEWVGLLVGFVGVVLLSLEGSLRSNPVATLILACAPLCWAFGTAWSRHLPLPGGLMASATQMLTGGLFLLGLSLLLGERMTQMPSLGAILALLYLTVFGSLIAYSAFTYLLDTVRPALATSYAYVNPVVAVLLGVFIAHEKLDIYTFIALPIILLGVALVAVARK
- a CDS encoding cysteine hydrolase family protein; its protein translation is MSRTALLLIDIQQGLDDTAYFGLRNNPQFERNVAALLDGFRQAGTPVLHVQHHSLRPTSPLRPAQPGHDFKPEARPQEGEPIFAKTVNSAFIGTDLEAYLRQEGITRLVVAGLTTDHCVSTTVRMAGNLGFEVWLVGDACAAFAKQSPEGMISADQVHRVHLASLSGEFCTVVSTQEALERKWS